From Labrus bergylta chromosome 22, fLabBer1.1, whole genome shotgun sequence, one genomic window encodes:
- the mtmr1a gene encoding myotubularin-related protein 1a isoform X1, giving the protein MEKHAGAPGGSDGAGPNRKLWGSPTSGAAAGETPESPSGSHVEWCKQLIAATISSQISVTPEHSIRDSKVGRRQDFMVSRRINRQQDSLDEGLCYHGDGDSEHPANASNLPALRYGAQGKMFQNQIPLLPGESIQTTVKDVMYICPFSGLVNGTLTITNYKLYFSGTDREFVLDVNLGVISRQETISVPNQGENTKGLELVCKDMRSPRFAYKTEEDHPDVVELISKHAFPLSHNLPLFAFLYKELFPVDGWKVYDPAAEYRRQGLPNESWTISKVNSSYELCDTYPATLVIPTNISDDDIRRVAAFRVKHRIPVLSWIHPETQATIVRCSQPLVGPSDRRCKEDERFLQIIMDANAQSHKLSIFDARQGSVALTNKAKDGGFESESFYTNVELNFLEIPNIHVIRESLRKVKDAVYPTIDEAHWHSNIHQTHWLEYIRLLLAGAAKVADKLESGKTSVVVHCSDGWDRTAQLTSLSMLMLDSFYRTLPGFQVLLEKEWISFGHKFSARVGHGDENHANSERSPLFVQFIDCVWQMTRQFPAAFEFNELFLITVLDHLYSCLFGTFLYNSEQERAAKEVQTCTVSLWSYINSQKDDFTNPFYVDYQNHVLYPMVSSRHLELWSSYYARWNPRMRPQVPVHQSLKELLTLRAELQRRVEELQREASSSHSLSSSSSHSPTHTTGTPVHSAV; this is encoded by the exons TCCATCAGGTTCTCATGTGGAGTGGTGTAAACAGCTGATCGCAGCAACAATCTCCAGTCAGATCTCAGTAACACCTGAACACAGCATCAGAGACAGCAag GTCGGGAGGAGACAGGACTTCATG GTGTCCAGGAGGATCAATCGTCAG CAGGACTCTCTGGATGAGGGGCTTTGTTACCATGGAGACGGTGACTCTGAGCATCCTGCCAATGCTTCG aaCCTCCCCGCTCTGAGGTACGGAGCTCAGGGGAAAATGTTCCAGAACCAGATTCCTCTGCTGCCAGGAGAGAGCatccagaccacag TGAAGGATGTGATGTATATCTGTCCATTCAGCGGGTTGGTCAACGGCACTCTGACCATCACAAACTACAAACTCTACTTCAGCGGCACAGACCGG gagTTTGTTCTGGACGTGAATCTTGGTGTGATCAGCAGACAGGAAACCATCAGCGTCCCAAACCAGGGCGAGAACACCAAGGGACTGGAGCTGGTCtgcaag GACATGAGGAGTCCGAGGTTCGCCTATAAGACGGAGGAGGACCATCCAGACGTGGTGGAGCTGATCTCCAAACACGCTTTCCCCCTCTCTCATAACCTG CCTCTGTTCGCCTTCCTCTACAAAGAACTGTTTCCTGTGGACGGTTGGAAGGTCTACGACCCCGCAGCAGAGTACAGacgacag ggtCTCCCCAACGAGAGCTGGACCATCAGTAAAGTGAACAGCAGCTATGAGCTGTGTGACACCTACCCCGCCACCCTCGTCATCCCCACCAATATCAGCGATGATGACATCAGACGAGTCGCCGCCTTCAGAGTCAAACACAGGATACCg gtctTGTCGTGGATCCACCCAGAGACTCAGGCCACCATCGTGCGCTGCAGCCAGCCGTTAGTCGGCCCGTCAGACCGCCGCTGTAAAGAGGACGAACGCTTCCTGCAGATCATCATGGATGCCAACGCTCAGTCGCACAAACTCAGCATCTTCGACGCCCGGCAGGGCAGCGTGGCGCTCACCAACAAG GCGAAGGACGGCGGCTTCGAGAGCGAGAGTTTCTACACGAACGTAGAGCTGAACTTCTTAGAGATCCCGAACATCCACGTGATCCGAGAGTCTCTGAGGAAGGTGAAGGACGCCGTTTACCCGACCATCGACGAAGCTCACTGGCACTCCAACATCCACCAGACGCACTGGCTCGAGTACATCCGG CTGCTGCTAGCCGGAGCGGCCAAGGTGGCAGATAAGCTGGAGTCGGGGAAGACGTCGGTGGTGGTTCACTGCAGCGACGGCTGGGACAGGACAGCTCAGCTCACCTCTCTGAGCATGCTCATGTTGGACAGCTTCTACCGCACGCTGCCAGGGTTTCAG GTGCTGCTGGAGAAGGAGTGGATCAGCTTCGGACACAAGTTCTCCGCT cgtgtgGGTCACGGGGATGAGAATCACGCTAACTCTGAGCGCTCGCCGCTCTTCGTCCAGTTCATCGACTGTGTGTGGCAGATGACTCGACAG TTCCCAGCAGCCTTTGAGTTTAACGAGCTGTTCCTGATCACTGTGCTGGATCACCTGTACAGCTGTCTGTTTGGTACATTCCTCTATAACAGCGAGCAGGAGAGGGCGGCCAAG GAGGTCCAGACCTGCACAGTGTCCCTGTGGTCCTACATTAACAG tcaAAAGGACGACTTCACTAACCCGTTCTACGTGGACTATCAGAACCACGTCCTGTACCCGATGGTGTCCTCCAGACATCTGGAGCTGTGGAGCAGCTACTACGCCCGCTGGAACCCTCGCATGAGACCACAG gtgccgGTGCATCAGAGCCTGAAGGAGCTTCTTACCCTCCGGGCGGAGCTAcagaggagagtggaggagctgcagagagaggccTCTTCTTCACActccctgtcctcctcctcctcacactcccccacacacaccacagggaCACCTGTGCACTCCgctgtctga
- the mtmr1a gene encoding myotubularin-related protein 1a isoform X4 has protein sequence MEKHAGAPGGSDGAGPNRKLWGSPTSGAAAGETPESPSGSHVEWCKQLIAATISSQISVTPEHSIRDSKQDSLDEGLCYHGDGDSEHPANASNLPALRYGAQGKMFQNQIPLLPGESIQTTVKDVMYICPFSGLVNGTLTITNYKLYFSGTDREFVLDVNLGVISRQETISVPNQGENTKGLELVCKDMRSPRFAYKTEEDHPDVVELISKHAFPLSHNLPLFAFLYKELFPVDGWKVYDPAAEYRRQGLPNESWTISKVNSSYELCDTYPATLVIPTNISDDDIRRVAAFRVKHRIPVLSWIHPETQATIVRCSQPLVGPSDRRCKEDERFLQIIMDANAQSHKLSIFDARQGSVALTNKAKDGGFESESFYTNVELNFLEIPNIHVIRESLRKVKDAVYPTIDEAHWHSNIHQTHWLEYIRLLLAGAAKVADKLESGKTSVVVHCSDGWDRTAQLTSLSMLMLDSFYRTLPGFQVLLEKEWISFGHKFSARVGHGDENHANSERSPLFVQFIDCVWQMTRQFPAAFEFNELFLITVLDHLYSCLFGTFLYNSEQERAAKEVQTCTVSLWSYINSQKDDFTNPFYVDYQNHVLYPMVSSRHLELWSSYYARWNPRMRPQVPVHQSLKELLTLRAELQRRVEELQREASSSHSLSSSSSHSPTHTTGTPVHSAV, from the exons TCCATCAGGTTCTCATGTGGAGTGGTGTAAACAGCTGATCGCAGCAACAATCTCCAGTCAGATCTCAGTAACACCTGAACACAGCATCAGAGACAGCAag CAGGACTCTCTGGATGAGGGGCTTTGTTACCATGGAGACGGTGACTCTGAGCATCCTGCCAATGCTTCG aaCCTCCCCGCTCTGAGGTACGGAGCTCAGGGGAAAATGTTCCAGAACCAGATTCCTCTGCTGCCAGGAGAGAGCatccagaccacag TGAAGGATGTGATGTATATCTGTCCATTCAGCGGGTTGGTCAACGGCACTCTGACCATCACAAACTACAAACTCTACTTCAGCGGCACAGACCGG gagTTTGTTCTGGACGTGAATCTTGGTGTGATCAGCAGACAGGAAACCATCAGCGTCCCAAACCAGGGCGAGAACACCAAGGGACTGGAGCTGGTCtgcaag GACATGAGGAGTCCGAGGTTCGCCTATAAGACGGAGGAGGACCATCCAGACGTGGTGGAGCTGATCTCCAAACACGCTTTCCCCCTCTCTCATAACCTG CCTCTGTTCGCCTTCCTCTACAAAGAACTGTTTCCTGTGGACGGTTGGAAGGTCTACGACCCCGCAGCAGAGTACAGacgacag ggtCTCCCCAACGAGAGCTGGACCATCAGTAAAGTGAACAGCAGCTATGAGCTGTGTGACACCTACCCCGCCACCCTCGTCATCCCCACCAATATCAGCGATGATGACATCAGACGAGTCGCCGCCTTCAGAGTCAAACACAGGATACCg gtctTGTCGTGGATCCACCCAGAGACTCAGGCCACCATCGTGCGCTGCAGCCAGCCGTTAGTCGGCCCGTCAGACCGCCGCTGTAAAGAGGACGAACGCTTCCTGCAGATCATCATGGATGCCAACGCTCAGTCGCACAAACTCAGCATCTTCGACGCCCGGCAGGGCAGCGTGGCGCTCACCAACAAG GCGAAGGACGGCGGCTTCGAGAGCGAGAGTTTCTACACGAACGTAGAGCTGAACTTCTTAGAGATCCCGAACATCCACGTGATCCGAGAGTCTCTGAGGAAGGTGAAGGACGCCGTTTACCCGACCATCGACGAAGCTCACTGGCACTCCAACATCCACCAGACGCACTGGCTCGAGTACATCCGG CTGCTGCTAGCCGGAGCGGCCAAGGTGGCAGATAAGCTGGAGTCGGGGAAGACGTCGGTGGTGGTTCACTGCAGCGACGGCTGGGACAGGACAGCTCAGCTCACCTCTCTGAGCATGCTCATGTTGGACAGCTTCTACCGCACGCTGCCAGGGTTTCAG GTGCTGCTGGAGAAGGAGTGGATCAGCTTCGGACACAAGTTCTCCGCT cgtgtgGGTCACGGGGATGAGAATCACGCTAACTCTGAGCGCTCGCCGCTCTTCGTCCAGTTCATCGACTGTGTGTGGCAGATGACTCGACAG TTCCCAGCAGCCTTTGAGTTTAACGAGCTGTTCCTGATCACTGTGCTGGATCACCTGTACAGCTGTCTGTTTGGTACATTCCTCTATAACAGCGAGCAGGAGAGGGCGGCCAAG GAGGTCCAGACCTGCACAGTGTCCCTGTGGTCCTACATTAACAG tcaAAAGGACGACTTCACTAACCCGTTCTACGTGGACTATCAGAACCACGTCCTGTACCCGATGGTGTCCTCCAGACATCTGGAGCTGTGGAGCAGCTACTACGCCCGCTGGAACCCTCGCATGAGACCACAG gtgccgGTGCATCAGAGCCTGAAGGAGCTTCTTACCCTCCGGGCGGAGCTAcagaggagagtggaggagctgcagagagaggccTCTTCTTCACActccctgtcctcctcctcctcacactcccccacacacaccacagggaCACCTGTGCACTCCgctgtctga
- the mtmr1a gene encoding myotubularin-related protein 1a isoform X8, producing the protein MEKHAGAPGGSDGAGPNRKLWGSPTSGAAAGETPESPSGSHVEWCKQLIAATISSQISVTPEHSIRDSKNLPALRYGAQGKMFQNQIPLLPGESIQTTVKDVMYICPFSGLVNGTLTITNYKLYFSGTDREFVLDVNLGVISRQETISVPNQGENTKGLELVCKDMRSPRFAYKTEEDHPDVVELISKHAFPLSHNLPLFAFLYKELFPVDGWKVYDPAAEYRRQGLPNESWTISKVNSSYELCDTYPATLVIPTNISDDDIRRVAAFRVKHRIPVLSWIHPETQATIVRCSQPLVGPSDRRCKEDERFLQIIMDANAQSHKLSIFDARQGSVALTNKAKDGGFESESFYTNVELNFLEIPNIHVIRESLRKVKDAVYPTIDEAHWHSNIHQTHWLEYIRLLLAGAAKVADKLESGKTSVVVHCSDGWDRTAQLTSLSMLMLDSFYRTLPGFQVLLEKEWISFGHKFSARVGHGDENHANSERSPLFVQFIDCVWQMTRQFPAAFEFNELFLITVLDHLYSCLFGTFLYNSEQERAAKEVQTCTVSLWSYINSQKDDFTNPFYVDYQNHVLYPMVSSRHLELWSSYYARWNPRMRPQVPVHQSLKELLTLRAELQRRVEELQREASSSHSLSSSSSHSPTHTTGTPVHSAV; encoded by the exons TCCATCAGGTTCTCATGTGGAGTGGTGTAAACAGCTGATCGCAGCAACAATCTCCAGTCAGATCTCAGTAACACCTGAACACAGCATCAGAGACAGCAag aaCCTCCCCGCTCTGAGGTACGGAGCTCAGGGGAAAATGTTCCAGAACCAGATTCCTCTGCTGCCAGGAGAGAGCatccagaccacag TGAAGGATGTGATGTATATCTGTCCATTCAGCGGGTTGGTCAACGGCACTCTGACCATCACAAACTACAAACTCTACTTCAGCGGCACAGACCGG gagTTTGTTCTGGACGTGAATCTTGGTGTGATCAGCAGACAGGAAACCATCAGCGTCCCAAACCAGGGCGAGAACACCAAGGGACTGGAGCTGGTCtgcaag GACATGAGGAGTCCGAGGTTCGCCTATAAGACGGAGGAGGACCATCCAGACGTGGTGGAGCTGATCTCCAAACACGCTTTCCCCCTCTCTCATAACCTG CCTCTGTTCGCCTTCCTCTACAAAGAACTGTTTCCTGTGGACGGTTGGAAGGTCTACGACCCCGCAGCAGAGTACAGacgacag ggtCTCCCCAACGAGAGCTGGACCATCAGTAAAGTGAACAGCAGCTATGAGCTGTGTGACACCTACCCCGCCACCCTCGTCATCCCCACCAATATCAGCGATGATGACATCAGACGAGTCGCCGCCTTCAGAGTCAAACACAGGATACCg gtctTGTCGTGGATCCACCCAGAGACTCAGGCCACCATCGTGCGCTGCAGCCAGCCGTTAGTCGGCCCGTCAGACCGCCGCTGTAAAGAGGACGAACGCTTCCTGCAGATCATCATGGATGCCAACGCTCAGTCGCACAAACTCAGCATCTTCGACGCCCGGCAGGGCAGCGTGGCGCTCACCAACAAG GCGAAGGACGGCGGCTTCGAGAGCGAGAGTTTCTACACGAACGTAGAGCTGAACTTCTTAGAGATCCCGAACATCCACGTGATCCGAGAGTCTCTGAGGAAGGTGAAGGACGCCGTTTACCCGACCATCGACGAAGCTCACTGGCACTCCAACATCCACCAGACGCACTGGCTCGAGTACATCCGG CTGCTGCTAGCCGGAGCGGCCAAGGTGGCAGATAAGCTGGAGTCGGGGAAGACGTCGGTGGTGGTTCACTGCAGCGACGGCTGGGACAGGACAGCTCAGCTCACCTCTCTGAGCATGCTCATGTTGGACAGCTTCTACCGCACGCTGCCAGGGTTTCAG GTGCTGCTGGAGAAGGAGTGGATCAGCTTCGGACACAAGTTCTCCGCT cgtgtgGGTCACGGGGATGAGAATCACGCTAACTCTGAGCGCTCGCCGCTCTTCGTCCAGTTCATCGACTGTGTGTGGCAGATGACTCGACAG TTCCCAGCAGCCTTTGAGTTTAACGAGCTGTTCCTGATCACTGTGCTGGATCACCTGTACAGCTGTCTGTTTGGTACATTCCTCTATAACAGCGAGCAGGAGAGGGCGGCCAAG GAGGTCCAGACCTGCACAGTGTCCCTGTGGTCCTACATTAACAG tcaAAAGGACGACTTCACTAACCCGTTCTACGTGGACTATCAGAACCACGTCCTGTACCCGATGGTGTCCTCCAGACATCTGGAGCTGTGGAGCAGCTACTACGCCCGCTGGAACCCTCGCATGAGACCACAG gtgccgGTGCATCAGAGCCTGAAGGAGCTTCTTACCCTCCGGGCGGAGCTAcagaggagagtggaggagctgcagagagaggccTCTTCTTCACActccctgtcctcctcctcctcacactcccccacacacaccacagggaCACCTGTGCACTCCgctgtctga
- the mtmr1a gene encoding myotubularin-related protein 1a isoform X5, with product MEKHAGAPGGSDGAGPNRKLWGSPTSGAAAGETPESPSGSHVEWCKQLIAATISSQISVTPEHSIRDSKDSLDEGLCYHGDGDSEHPANASNLPALRYGAQGKMFQNQIPLLPGESIQTTVKDVMYICPFSGLVNGTLTITNYKLYFSGTDREFVLDVNLGVISRQETISVPNQGENTKGLELVCKDMRSPRFAYKTEEDHPDVVELISKHAFPLSHNLPLFAFLYKELFPVDGWKVYDPAAEYRRQGLPNESWTISKVNSSYELCDTYPATLVIPTNISDDDIRRVAAFRVKHRIPVLSWIHPETQATIVRCSQPLVGPSDRRCKEDERFLQIIMDANAQSHKLSIFDARQGSVALTNKAKDGGFESESFYTNVELNFLEIPNIHVIRESLRKVKDAVYPTIDEAHWHSNIHQTHWLEYIRLLLAGAAKVADKLESGKTSVVVHCSDGWDRTAQLTSLSMLMLDSFYRTLPGFQVLLEKEWISFGHKFSARVGHGDENHANSERSPLFVQFIDCVWQMTRQFPAAFEFNELFLITVLDHLYSCLFGTFLYNSEQERAAKEVQTCTVSLWSYINSQKDDFTNPFYVDYQNHVLYPMVSSRHLELWSSYYARWNPRMRPQVPVHQSLKELLTLRAELQRRVEELQREASSSHSLSSSSSHSPTHTTGTPVHSAV from the exons TCCATCAGGTTCTCATGTGGAGTGGTGTAAACAGCTGATCGCAGCAACAATCTCCAGTCAGATCTCAGTAACACCTGAACACAGCATCAGAGACAGCAag GACTCTCTGGATGAGGGGCTTTGTTACCATGGAGACGGTGACTCTGAGCATCCTGCCAATGCTTCG aaCCTCCCCGCTCTGAGGTACGGAGCTCAGGGGAAAATGTTCCAGAACCAGATTCCTCTGCTGCCAGGAGAGAGCatccagaccacag TGAAGGATGTGATGTATATCTGTCCATTCAGCGGGTTGGTCAACGGCACTCTGACCATCACAAACTACAAACTCTACTTCAGCGGCACAGACCGG gagTTTGTTCTGGACGTGAATCTTGGTGTGATCAGCAGACAGGAAACCATCAGCGTCCCAAACCAGGGCGAGAACACCAAGGGACTGGAGCTGGTCtgcaag GACATGAGGAGTCCGAGGTTCGCCTATAAGACGGAGGAGGACCATCCAGACGTGGTGGAGCTGATCTCCAAACACGCTTTCCCCCTCTCTCATAACCTG CCTCTGTTCGCCTTCCTCTACAAAGAACTGTTTCCTGTGGACGGTTGGAAGGTCTACGACCCCGCAGCAGAGTACAGacgacag ggtCTCCCCAACGAGAGCTGGACCATCAGTAAAGTGAACAGCAGCTATGAGCTGTGTGACACCTACCCCGCCACCCTCGTCATCCCCACCAATATCAGCGATGATGACATCAGACGAGTCGCCGCCTTCAGAGTCAAACACAGGATACCg gtctTGTCGTGGATCCACCCAGAGACTCAGGCCACCATCGTGCGCTGCAGCCAGCCGTTAGTCGGCCCGTCAGACCGCCGCTGTAAAGAGGACGAACGCTTCCTGCAGATCATCATGGATGCCAACGCTCAGTCGCACAAACTCAGCATCTTCGACGCCCGGCAGGGCAGCGTGGCGCTCACCAACAAG GCGAAGGACGGCGGCTTCGAGAGCGAGAGTTTCTACACGAACGTAGAGCTGAACTTCTTAGAGATCCCGAACATCCACGTGATCCGAGAGTCTCTGAGGAAGGTGAAGGACGCCGTTTACCCGACCATCGACGAAGCTCACTGGCACTCCAACATCCACCAGACGCACTGGCTCGAGTACATCCGG CTGCTGCTAGCCGGAGCGGCCAAGGTGGCAGATAAGCTGGAGTCGGGGAAGACGTCGGTGGTGGTTCACTGCAGCGACGGCTGGGACAGGACAGCTCAGCTCACCTCTCTGAGCATGCTCATGTTGGACAGCTTCTACCGCACGCTGCCAGGGTTTCAG GTGCTGCTGGAGAAGGAGTGGATCAGCTTCGGACACAAGTTCTCCGCT cgtgtgGGTCACGGGGATGAGAATCACGCTAACTCTGAGCGCTCGCCGCTCTTCGTCCAGTTCATCGACTGTGTGTGGCAGATGACTCGACAG TTCCCAGCAGCCTTTGAGTTTAACGAGCTGTTCCTGATCACTGTGCTGGATCACCTGTACAGCTGTCTGTTTGGTACATTCCTCTATAACAGCGAGCAGGAGAGGGCGGCCAAG GAGGTCCAGACCTGCACAGTGTCCCTGTGGTCCTACATTAACAG tcaAAAGGACGACTTCACTAACCCGTTCTACGTGGACTATCAGAACCACGTCCTGTACCCGATGGTGTCCTCCAGACATCTGGAGCTGTGGAGCAGCTACTACGCCCGCTGGAACCCTCGCATGAGACCACAG gtgccgGTGCATCAGAGCCTGAAGGAGCTTCTTACCCTCCGGGCGGAGCTAcagaggagagtggaggagctgcagagagaggccTCTTCTTCACActccctgtcctcctcctcctcacactcccccacacacaccacagggaCACCTGTGCACTCCgctgtctga
- the mtmr1a gene encoding myotubularin-related protein 1a isoform X6: MEKHAGAPGGSDGAGPNRKLWGSPTSGAAAGETPESPSGSHVEWCKQLIAATISSQISVTPEHSIRDSKVGRRQDFMVSRRINRQNLPALRYGAQGKMFQNQIPLLPGESIQTTVKDVMYICPFSGLVNGTLTITNYKLYFSGTDREFVLDVNLGVISRQETISVPNQGENTKGLELVCKDMRSPRFAYKTEEDHPDVVELISKHAFPLSHNLPLFAFLYKELFPVDGWKVYDPAAEYRRQGLPNESWTISKVNSSYELCDTYPATLVIPTNISDDDIRRVAAFRVKHRIPVLSWIHPETQATIVRCSQPLVGPSDRRCKEDERFLQIIMDANAQSHKLSIFDARQGSVALTNKAKDGGFESESFYTNVELNFLEIPNIHVIRESLRKVKDAVYPTIDEAHWHSNIHQTHWLEYIRLLLAGAAKVADKLESGKTSVVVHCSDGWDRTAQLTSLSMLMLDSFYRTLPGFQVLLEKEWISFGHKFSARVGHGDENHANSERSPLFVQFIDCVWQMTRQFPAAFEFNELFLITVLDHLYSCLFGTFLYNSEQERAAKEVQTCTVSLWSYINSQKDDFTNPFYVDYQNHVLYPMVSSRHLELWSSYYARWNPRMRPQVPVHQSLKELLTLRAELQRRVEELQREASSSHSLSSSSSHSPTHTTGTPVHSAV, encoded by the exons TCCATCAGGTTCTCATGTGGAGTGGTGTAAACAGCTGATCGCAGCAACAATCTCCAGTCAGATCTCAGTAACACCTGAACACAGCATCAGAGACAGCAag GTCGGGAGGAGACAGGACTTCATG GTGTCCAGGAGGATCAATCGTCAG aaCCTCCCCGCTCTGAGGTACGGAGCTCAGGGGAAAATGTTCCAGAACCAGATTCCTCTGCTGCCAGGAGAGAGCatccagaccacag TGAAGGATGTGATGTATATCTGTCCATTCAGCGGGTTGGTCAACGGCACTCTGACCATCACAAACTACAAACTCTACTTCAGCGGCACAGACCGG gagTTTGTTCTGGACGTGAATCTTGGTGTGATCAGCAGACAGGAAACCATCAGCGTCCCAAACCAGGGCGAGAACACCAAGGGACTGGAGCTGGTCtgcaag GACATGAGGAGTCCGAGGTTCGCCTATAAGACGGAGGAGGACCATCCAGACGTGGTGGAGCTGATCTCCAAACACGCTTTCCCCCTCTCTCATAACCTG CCTCTGTTCGCCTTCCTCTACAAAGAACTGTTTCCTGTGGACGGTTGGAAGGTCTACGACCCCGCAGCAGAGTACAGacgacag ggtCTCCCCAACGAGAGCTGGACCATCAGTAAAGTGAACAGCAGCTATGAGCTGTGTGACACCTACCCCGCCACCCTCGTCATCCCCACCAATATCAGCGATGATGACATCAGACGAGTCGCCGCCTTCAGAGTCAAACACAGGATACCg gtctTGTCGTGGATCCACCCAGAGACTCAGGCCACCATCGTGCGCTGCAGCCAGCCGTTAGTCGGCCCGTCAGACCGCCGCTGTAAAGAGGACGAACGCTTCCTGCAGATCATCATGGATGCCAACGCTCAGTCGCACAAACTCAGCATCTTCGACGCCCGGCAGGGCAGCGTGGCGCTCACCAACAAG GCGAAGGACGGCGGCTTCGAGAGCGAGAGTTTCTACACGAACGTAGAGCTGAACTTCTTAGAGATCCCGAACATCCACGTGATCCGAGAGTCTCTGAGGAAGGTGAAGGACGCCGTTTACCCGACCATCGACGAAGCTCACTGGCACTCCAACATCCACCAGACGCACTGGCTCGAGTACATCCGG CTGCTGCTAGCCGGAGCGGCCAAGGTGGCAGATAAGCTGGAGTCGGGGAAGACGTCGGTGGTGGTTCACTGCAGCGACGGCTGGGACAGGACAGCTCAGCTCACCTCTCTGAGCATGCTCATGTTGGACAGCTTCTACCGCACGCTGCCAGGGTTTCAG GTGCTGCTGGAGAAGGAGTGGATCAGCTTCGGACACAAGTTCTCCGCT cgtgtgGGTCACGGGGATGAGAATCACGCTAACTCTGAGCGCTCGCCGCTCTTCGTCCAGTTCATCGACTGTGTGTGGCAGATGACTCGACAG TTCCCAGCAGCCTTTGAGTTTAACGAGCTGTTCCTGATCACTGTGCTGGATCACCTGTACAGCTGTCTGTTTGGTACATTCCTCTATAACAGCGAGCAGGAGAGGGCGGCCAAG GAGGTCCAGACCTGCACAGTGTCCCTGTGGTCCTACATTAACAG tcaAAAGGACGACTTCACTAACCCGTTCTACGTGGACTATCAGAACCACGTCCTGTACCCGATGGTGTCCTCCAGACATCTGGAGCTGTGGAGCAGCTACTACGCCCGCTGGAACCCTCGCATGAGACCACAG gtgccgGTGCATCAGAGCCTGAAGGAGCTTCTTACCCTCCGGGCGGAGCTAcagaggagagtggaggagctgcagagagaggccTCTTCTTCACActccctgtcctcctcctcctcacactcccccacacacaccacagggaCACCTGTGCACTCCgctgtctga